The proteins below are encoded in one region of Sander lucioperca isolate FBNREF2018 chromosome 11, SLUC_FBN_1.2, whole genome shotgun sequence:
- the LOC116058900 gene encoding omega-amidase NIT2, with amino-acid sequence MSTLAKAMSKFRLAVVQLQVTSVKADNLSRARRLVKEAAGQGSRVVLLPECFNSPYGTCFFSEYAERIPGESTQVLSEAAKENKVYLVGGSIPEEDGGKLYNSCTVFGPDGELILKHRKIHLFDIDVPGKIRFQESETLSPGNSLSMFQTPFCKVGVGICYDMRFAELAQLYSREGCQLLVYPGAFNMTTGPAHWELLQRGRSDSQSQSLSTITSLSSEDTFYCDTNYLI; translated from the exons ATGTCCACTTTAGCTAAAGCGATGTCCA AGTTCCGCCTGGCTGTGGTCCAGCTGCAGGTGACGAGCGTCAAGGCGGACAACCTGAGCAGAGCCCGGAGGCTGGTGAAGGAGGCTGCGGGACAAGGCAGCAGAGTGGTGCTGCTGCCG GAATGCTTCAATTCTCCATATGGAACCTGCTTCTTCTCTGAGTATGCTGAGAGGATCCCAGGAGAGTCCACTCAGGTGCTGTCAGAGGCAGCCAAGGAGAATAAGGTGTATCTAGTGGGAG GATCCATCCCTGAAGAGGACGGTGGGAAGTTGTACAACAGCTGTACAGTGTTTGGGCCTGATGGAGAGCTGATTCTTAAACATAGGAAG ATTCACCTCTTTGACATTGACGTTCCGGGGAAAATCCGCTTCCAGGAGTCCGAGACTCTGAGCCCAGGCAACAGTTTGTCAATGTTCCAAACAC CGTTCTGTAAAGTGGGTGTGGGGATTTGCTACGACATGAGGTTTGCTGAGCTGGCGCAGCTCTACAGCAGGGAAG GCTGTCAGCTGCTGGTCTACCCTGGAGCCTTCAACATGACCACAGGTCCAGCTCACTGGGAGCTGCTTCAGAGGGGGAGGTCAGACTCACAGTCCCAGTCACTGTCCACAATCACTTCATTATCTAGTGAAGACACATTTTACTGTGATACCAACTATCTTATatag